The Clostridium beijerinckii genomic sequence CTCTAATTAAAATAGCAGTAGAAAAAGGAAAATCTACTCGTTCAGATATCCATTTAGGAATCTGTGGAGAGCATGGTGGAGATCCTTCATCAATTGAATTCTGCCATAATATAGGACTTAACTATGTATCTTGTTCACCATTTAGAGTTCCACTAGCAAGACTTGCAGCAGCACAAGCGCAAGTAAAAAATCCAAGATAACTTTAAAAAATTAAAGATTATGATAAAGTAGCATATAAATCTTAGTAAAAGAAGATTTAAAGTGAAAAAATATAGAGCATTGTAATTTGAAATCACATGTGATTTTAATTACAATGCTCTTTTATTATCGTACTTTTAAGCTGTTATTATGAAATTATTTAGAATGCAGGCTGCCTAATATTTTACAATATAGACAGCCTGATGCAGTTAGTTTTTATAAAATCATGAAGAGAAGATTGGCTCAACCTAATAAAAGATGGTGCTTTACAGAAACAATTTCAAAGTAAAGTCATATTGAATTTTTTTTGTACTTGATTTATTATATCTAGCGCAAAATCATATTGAAGATTTGTTTTTGATGTCGCGTTTATTATTAAAGTTAAGAAAGCAGATTTATTACACTTGTGAATATTCCTATAGTAGTCTCTTGATATCCTCCAATATTTTTGCGGAAAGCAAATATAAGAAATTAAGTAACGTAAATCTGAGTGTGTTAAAGGACACAATTCATTATAGGCATCTAATATAGAGAGAGCTAACTCAACATTCCATTTTGTGTTTTCTCGTTTAAGTAATCTTCGCATAAAATATGCTAGATCTTTTGCACTGTAATCTACTTTGCACTTATCAAAATCTATCACCCAAGGATCTAGATCAGGAGGAAAAATTAGGTTTTTGTTTACATAGTCACCATGGCATAAAGATTTACTTAATTCATTATTGTCAATTTTATTTGATATGTCTAGAGAGAGTTTAGCAAGGCGTAAATTTATATCAAAACTTGAAATAAATTGTCTTGAAAATGAATCTTTGTATTTAAACGATTCATTTGATGCTTTAAGTAAATCTTCAAAATGTTTTAAGGTAGATATGTAATAATCCTCAAATCCTTCTTTTGCTGAACTTCCTAAAATAGGTCTAAATTTACGAGATACTGAATGAATCTCAGAGAGTTTTCTTACAGAGATTAAAACATGATCCAAATTATCGAAATTACATTTCTCACCCTCAATCCAAGGAGTTAATATAAAAAGCATATCTCGATAAGATACAAATCTATTATTATCAATTGTAGGTAAAAGTTTTGAGACCCTAATATTATTTCTATATAGCCACTCAATAGCTGAATATACATATAGCAAGTCATTCAAATTATAATAAACTTTTTTTAGACAGTAATTTTTATCTTTATAATTTACCCTATAAACTGCTCTTTGCTTATCAGTATCTTTAAATTTAATTATTGAAATCTGAGAGTTTTGTAAATTATAGTATGGTAAAACATTTTGTTTTATAATTTCTGGGGAAAGATTAGATTCTTGTAAAGATAAAACTTCAGTACCCATAAATACGCTCCTTTATAAGGTGATTTTTATTGAACTTTTATGATACAAGGTAAACTTTGATTGAAAGTTATACCTTTAAGTAAAATTAACATGTTTTTAAATTTTAATTAAGATATAGAAATATATATATATAGGTAAGATTTCTATATAAAAAAATTCCTAATTATTAAATAATATTAATTTAATCTTAGTATTAGACTAAAAATAATAAAAAATAAAAATTAATGAATATAAAGATATTATTTTTTAGTTATTTGCAAATAATAAATATAGTTAATAAATAGAGGAATATAATGATATAGATAGAATACATAAAAAGAGGTGATAATATATGAATGTAAGAGAAAAAATTCAAAATTTTGAAAGCTTGACATTAATTAAAGAAGCTGCTTTTTCAAAAAATTCTATTGGCAGAAAAATTAGAGAAGAAGATGATGATATTAGAACTTGTTATATGCTTGATAGAGATAGAATTATTCAAAGCAAATCATTCAGGCGCCTCAAGCATAAAACACAAGTATATATAAAAACATTTGGAGATCATTATAGAACTAGATTAACTCATACATTAGAGGTATCTCAAGTTGCAAGAAATATTGGAGCTGGAATCGGATTAAATGAAAATTTAATTGAAGCTATAGCGTTAGGGCATGATCTTGGGCATGTTGCTTTTGCACACAATGGAGAAGAAGTGCTAAATGAGTACTTGGAAGATGGATTCCGTCATAATGAACAAAGCGTTAGAGTTGTTACTAAACTTGAAAATAACGGGCAGGGACTTAATCTAACGGAAGAAGTAATTAATGGAATATTAAATCATAGTGGGCTTGGAAGCGTTAAAGATATAATTACATTAGAAGGAATAGTGGTGAAATTTAGCGATAAAATGGCGTACTTGAATCATGACATTGATGATTCTATAAGAGCAGGTTTATTAAGCAAAGAAGAGATTCCAAGAGAAATTGTTAAAGTATTTGGAGATACTTCAAACGAAAGATTAAATGTCTTAATTAAAGATTTTATAAAAAAATCAAATGATAATCTTAATAATGGGGTAAAGGAAATTGGGTTAAGTCCAGAAATAAGTGAAGCAATGACTGAACTTAGACAATTTATGTTTAAAAATATATATTTAGGGGATACATTAAAGGTTGAAAGAAATAAGGCGAAATTTGTTTTAAATCAATTAATTAAACATTTTGAGGAAAATCCTTATGAGATGCCAGATATTTATGTGAGCATAGCTAAAAACGAAGGCTTGAAACGAGGAGTTGCTGATTATGTGGCGGGAATGAGTGATGATTATTGCTTATCACTATTTAATAAAATATTTATCCCTAAGTTTGTAATAGATTAATTATATATGAGATTCATGTCTTAGAAAGTTTAAAACTATAATGAATTTAATAATATTCTCAATGAATAAAGATTTGCAATAAAAAAAGAGGATTTTAAATTAATAAAAAGAATTACTTTAATATATAGTATTATTCAATAAATATTATTTTATAACTGGTGAAACTTTAAATTAAAAAAAAATTAATAGTTTTCTAATTATTTTAGAAGGAAAACTCGTTATTATGTCGAATAATATATAATTGCCAAAAAAAGCAGAGGAAGGAGATGTCTCCTTGCAAATATCAGAAGAAGTTCTTGAAAGGATAAAAGAACAAAATGACATTGTTGATATTATTTCAGAGGATGTAAGGCTAAAAAAATCAGGTAGAAATTTTATGGGATTATGTCCATTCCATAATGATAAATCTCCATCATTTAGTGTTTCAAGTGAAAAACAGATATACAAATGTTTTTCATGTGGAGAAGCAGGAAATGTGCTTACGTTTGTTATGAAATATAAAAAACTCACTTTTGTAGAAGCTGCAAAGTATCTAGCAGATAAAGCTAATATTCCGCTACAGATAAATGATAATGAAAATAGCGCAGTTTCTAGAAAGAAAGAAGTTTTATATAAAGTAAATGTTGAAACAGCTAGATATTATTTTGCTAATTTACAAAGAATTAAAATGGCAAAAGAGTATTTTTTGAAGAGAGGGATAAAAGAAGAAACCATAAAGAGATTTGGGTTAGGCTACTCTCAAGATAGTTGGCATGGATTAACAAACTACTTAAGAACAAAAGGATATAAAGATAATCTATTACTTGAAGCTGGATTGATTTCAAAAAGTGAGAAATCAGGGAATGTTTATGATAAATTTAGAAATAGAGTAATGTTTCCCGTGTTTGATGTAAGAGGAAAAGTTATTGGATTTGGAGGTAGGGTTTTAGATGATTCAAAACCAAAATATTTAAATTCACCAGAGACCATGATTTTTCAAAAAGGGATAAATCTTTATGGATTAAATTTTGCAATTAAGAATAAGCTAAAAGAGGATTACATCATTATAGTTGAAGGATATATGGATTTAATATCACTTCACCAATCTGGTATAACAAATGTTGTAGCATCACTTGGAACTGCACTTACAGTAAACCAAGCAAGGCTTCTTAAAAGGTATGTTAATAAGGTAATAATTTCTTATGATGCTGATTTGGCTGGACAGACTGCTACCTTAAGAGGTCTAGAAATTTTAAGAGGTGCTGGATTTGATGTAAAAGTATTGATAGTACCAGATGGAAAAGATCCAGATGAGTTTGTGAGGAATCATGGAAAGGAGTCATTTCTGAAGTTGGCAAATGAAGCGCTTCCTTTAATTGAATATAGAATTAAGAAAGCAGCTGAAGGCATAAATCTAAATAGTGGAAATGATCTAGTAGAATATGGAGAAAAATTTGCAGAAATTCTAGCAGATCTAAATCCTATAGAAAAAGATGTATATATAAGGAAAATTTCAGAAGAAACAGCAATTAAAGAACAGGCATTATATGACTTACTTTCACAAGTAATAACAAAAAAACAAAAAGAAGACAATTTTGTGAATAAAAAGGAATATTTTGGAACAAAATTATATGTAGAACCCGCATACTTAAAGGCTGAAAGAGCATTATTAAAATTGATGTTCAAAGATGAATTTTATGATGAGATTAAAAGCTCCATAAAATCAGGAGATTTTGTAATAGAATCACATAATAAAATTTATTCATTAATATTAAAAGGCAAAAGTGAGGATACTAATGATATAGGTAATATAGAATCCTATGTAGAAAGTAGATGTGACGATATAGAAAGTTCTAAAGAGTTGACCAAAATAAGGGAACATGAGATTTTAGAGTTTACTGATAGAGAGCGATTAATAAAAGATTATTTAAAAGAGGTAAGAAGCTTTAAACTTAAGCTGCAAATTGAGGATTTAAAGAAAAAGCAAAATAGATTCGAAAAAGAGGGGAAAATTGAAGAATCTATAAAGATTGCAATAGAGCTTACTAAATTATCTGAAGCACTTAAAAAGGGAGAGAGAGGTTGAAGGTTATGACGGAAGGAGGCAATAATAAGATGGAACAAAAAGCGAATGGAAAAGTAACAAAGCCAAAAGACGATAAAAAAGATAAAAATGCTAAAATGGCGGCTGTGAAGGAATTAATTGACAAGGGTAAAAAGAATGGTTCACTAACATATAAAGAAATCATGGAAGCTATGGATCATATTGATTTGAGCCCAGAGCAAATAGAAAAAATATATGAAGTTTTGGAAATGACAGGTGTTGAAATAATAGGTGAAATTGCGGATACAGAAACTGAAGAAGAAATTGATTTATCGGTCCCAGAAGGTATAGCTATAGATGATCCAGTTCGAATGTATTTGAAAGAAATTGGAAAAGTGCCTTTATTGTCTTCTGAACAGGAAATAACTTATGCGAAAGAAATTGAAGAAGGAAACCAAAAGGCTAAGAAAAAATTAGCTGAAGCGAATTTAAGATTAGTTGTAAGTATAGCTAAAAGATATGTTGGAAGAGGTATGTTATTCTTGGATTTAATTCAAGAAGGAAATTTAGGTCTTATTAAAGCTGTTGAAAAATTTGATTACAGAAAAGGATATAAATTTTCGACTTATGCTACATGGTGGATTAGGCAAGCAATAACAAGAGCAATTGCAGATCAAGCTAGAACAATAAGAATACCTGTTCATATGGTAGAAACTATAAATAAGCTTATTAGAGTACAAAGACAATTGCTCCAAGAATTAGGTAGAGATCCATTCCCAGAAGAAATCTCGAAGGTTATGGAACTTCCAGTGGATAAGGTTCGCGAAATTCAAAAAATCGCACAAGAACCAGTTTCGTTAGAAACTCCAATAGGTGAAGAGGAAGACTCTCATTTAGGAGACTTTATTCCAGATGATGAAGCACCAGCACCAGCTGAAGCAGCAGCATTTACAATGCTTAAGGAACAATTAATCAATGTCTTAGATACATTAACTCCTAGAGAAGAAAAAGTATTAAGATTAAGATTTGGACTTGATGACGGAAGAGCCAGAACACTTGAAGAAGTAGGAAAAGAGTTCAATGTTACTAGAGAAAGAATTAGACAAATTGAAGCAAAAGCTTTAAGAAAATTAAGACATCCGTCAAGAAGCAAGAAATTAAAAGATTATCTAGATTAGTATCTAAAAGCACCTAAAATTAGGTGCTTCTTTTTAAATAAGGAATTACCAAACTTTAAAACTAGATTTGTGTAGTGACTTACCGAAATCATAAATATTTTGATTCAGAAAAGCTAAGAACTTTTAAGAGTTTATTTTCAAATATTTTCTTCATATTATGACCCTTGAGGTTACAAATATATTTATGATTTCTAGTGAAGATATGAACTTAAGGTTTTAGCAACTTTGTAAATACATTCATCTAATAAGTCGAATCCTTAAATTGGATATCTAAAATTTATAAGTAAGACAAAAAGAGGTAAATATGGAATTAAGTAAAAGACTAAAATGGATTATAGAAAAAATTAATAAAGTGGAAGTAATAATGGATGTTGGAACAGACCATGGATATATACCAATATATTTAGTTAAACA encodes the following:
- the dnaG gene encoding DNA primase, with amino-acid sequence MQISEEVLERIKEQNDIVDIISEDVRLKKSGRNFMGLCPFHNDKSPSFSVSSEKQIYKCFSCGEAGNVLTFVMKYKKLTFVEAAKYLADKANIPLQINDNENSAVSRKKEVLYKVNVETARYYFANLQRIKMAKEYFLKRGIKEETIKRFGLGYSQDSWHGLTNYLRTKGYKDNLLLEAGLISKSEKSGNVYDKFRNRVMFPVFDVRGKVIGFGGRVLDDSKPKYLNSPETMIFQKGINLYGLNFAIKNKLKEDYIIIVEGYMDLISLHQSGITNVVASLGTALTVNQARLLKRYVNKVIISYDADLAGQTATLRGLEILRGAGFDVKVLIVPDGKDPDEFVRNHGKESFLKLANEALPLIEYRIKKAAEGINLNSGNDLVEYGEKFAEILADLNPIEKDVYIRKISEETAIKEQALYDLLSQVITKKQKEDNFVNKKEYFGTKLYVEPAYLKAERALLKLMFKDEFYDEIKSSIKSGDFVIESHNKIYSLILKGKSEDTNDIGNIESYVESRCDDIESSKELTKIREHEILEFTDRERLIKDYLKEVRSFKLKLQIEDLKKKQNRFEKEGKIEESIKIAIELTKLSEALKKGERG
- the rpoD gene encoding RNA polymerase sigma factor RpoD, whose product is MTEGGNNKMEQKANGKVTKPKDDKKDKNAKMAAVKELIDKGKKNGSLTYKEIMEAMDHIDLSPEQIEKIYEVLEMTGVEIIGEIADTETEEEIDLSVPEGIAIDDPVRMYLKEIGKVPLLSSEQEITYAKEIEEGNQKAKKKLAEANLRLVVSIAKRYVGRGMLFLDLIQEGNLGLIKAVEKFDYRKGYKFSTYATWWIRQAITRAIADQARTIRIPVHMVETINKLIRVQRQLLQELGRDPFPEEISKVMELPVDKVREIQKIAQEPVSLETPIGEEEDSHLGDFIPDDEAPAPAEAAAFTMLKEQLINVLDTLTPREEKVLRLRFGLDDGRARTLEEVGKEFNVTRERIRQIEAKALRKLRHPSRSKKLKDYLD
- a CDS encoding deoxyguanosinetriphosphate triphosphohydrolase, which codes for MNVREKIQNFESLTLIKEAAFSKNSIGRKIREEDDDIRTCYMLDRDRIIQSKSFRRLKHKTQVYIKTFGDHYRTRLTHTLEVSQVARNIGAGIGLNENLIEAIALGHDLGHVAFAHNGEEVLNEYLEDGFRHNEQSVRVVTKLENNGQGLNLTEEVINGILNHSGLGSVKDIITLEGIVVKFSDKMAYLNHDIDDSIRAGLLSKEEIPREIVKVFGDTSNERLNVLIKDFIKKSNDNLNNGVKEIGLSPEISEAMTELRQFMFKNIYLGDTLKVERNKAKFVLNQLIKHFEENPYEMPDIYVSIAKNEGLKRGVADYVAGMSDDYCLSLFNKIFIPKFVID
- a CDS encoding CotS family spore coat protein, giving the protein MGTEVLSLQESNLSPEIIKQNVLPYYNLQNSQISIIKFKDTDKQRAVYRVNYKDKNYCLKKVYYNLNDLLYVYSAIEWLYRNNIRVSKLLPTIDNNRFVSYRDMLFILTPWIEGEKCNFDNLDHVLISVRKLSEIHSVSRKFRPILGSSAKEGFEDYYISTLKHFEDLLKASNESFKYKDSFSRQFISSFDINLRLAKLSLDISNKIDNNELSKSLCHGDYVNKNLIFPPDLDPWVIDFDKCKVDYSAKDLAYFMRRLLKRENTKWNVELALSILDAYNELCPLTHSDLRYLISYICFPQKYWRISRDYYRNIHKCNKSAFLTLIINATSKTNLQYDFALDIINQVQKKFNMTLL